One window of Calditrichota bacterium genomic DNA carries:
- a CDS encoding major facilitator superfamily domain-containing protein 1 produces MEAVKKRLNESAALRWTVLVLISGLMFSTYWFQDCLGPLKSLMESQLGFDSSQFGLLVASTTWANLALMIIVGGIALDKWGIRKTGTVFGLLATTGAFIVALASKGFFGHEEGTMLRWMIVGRILFGTGLETVCVMVSRTIVKWFKGHELALAMAINVGFGRLGSAGTNFFGVDIAGGNVYAGLSFAASLIGLGLIMFLIYLIIDVKFDKRDQQILGKTEVIKEDGFKFKDLTDLLTDRSFIYIAALCVAFYAAVFPFIQYAPDLLINKFGFSNAMPDLSGMSLWEKIVAFFHNGPKVTSLIPLGTILFTPIFGGIVDKKGKAATLMIIGSLLLIFAHLALSVFNSELLGYLGLLSLGIAFSLVPAAMWPSVAKIVPENRIGTAYATMFTIQNYGLSAFYWGIGKALDMTNPQVVAKIQSTRRHLIDSGVPLQEIPAKMEKMKYAGQIPFYNYTIPILMLVALGVISIFLAYQLKRADKHQGYGLELPSGQEGTASH; encoded by the coding sequence TCAATGAATCTGCTGCTCTGCGGTGGACGGTTCTGGTGTTAATCAGTGGTTTGATGTTTTCGACTTACTGGTTTCAGGATTGTCTGGGACCGCTCAAAAGCTTAATGGAAAGCCAGCTCGGATTTGACAGTAGTCAGTTCGGACTGCTGGTCGCTTCTACGACCTGGGCGAATTTAGCGCTGATGATCATTGTAGGCGGGATTGCGCTGGACAAATGGGGCATCCGCAAGACCGGTACGGTGTTCGGACTTCTGGCGACGACAGGCGCGTTCATCGTTGCTCTGGCGAGCAAAGGATTTTTTGGGCACGAAGAAGGAACCATGTTGCGTTGGATGATTGTGGGCAGAATTTTATTCGGCACCGGTCTGGAAACAGTCTGTGTCATGGTCTCTCGCACAATTGTGAAATGGTTCAAAGGCCACGAGTTGGCGCTGGCGATGGCAATCAACGTCGGGTTTGGCCGTCTCGGTTCCGCGGGAACGAACTTTTTCGGCGTGGATATCGCCGGAGGCAACGTTTACGCCGGTCTTTCTTTTGCAGCGTCTTTGATTGGGCTGGGTCTGATCATGTTTCTCATTTACCTGATCATCGACGTCAAATTTGACAAACGCGATCAGCAAATTTTGGGCAAAACCGAAGTCATCAAAGAAGATGGTTTCAAGTTCAAAGATTTGACCGATTTGCTCACCGATCGTTCTTTTATCTACATCGCTGCGCTTTGTGTGGCTTTTTATGCGGCAGTATTTCCCTTCATTCAGTACGCGCCGGATTTGTTGATCAATAAATTCGGTTTTTCCAACGCCATGCCTGACCTCAGTGGCATGTCTTTGTGGGAAAAAATTGTCGCCTTTTTCCACAACGGGCCCAAAGTCACCAGCCTGATTCCGCTGGGAACTATTCTGTTCACACCGATTTTTGGCGGAATTGTGGATAAAAAAGGAAAAGCAGCCACGTTGATGATTATCGGCTCGTTGTTGCTAATTTTTGCCCATCTGGCGCTTTCCGTGTTCAACAGCGAATTGTTGGGTTATTTGGGTTTGCTTTCTTTGGGAATTGCTTTCTCGCTGGTTCCGGCTGCCATGTGGCCTTCGGTGGCAAAAATTGTCCCGGAAAATCGTATCGGAACTGCTTACGCCACCATGTTTACCATTCAGAACTACGGTCTCTCGGCATTTTACTGGGGCATCGGAAAAGCGCTGGACATGACCAATCCGCAAGTGGTGGCGAAAATTCAGTCCACGCGTCGGCACTTAATCGACAGCGGCGTTCCTTTGCAGGAAATTCCCGCAAAAATGGAAAAAATGAAATACGCCGGACAAATTCCTTTTTACAACTACACCATTCCCATTTTAATGCTCGTTGCTTTGGGTGTTATTTCGATTTTTCTGGCTTATCAATTGAAACGTGCGGATAAGCACCAAGGCTATGGTCTGGAATTGCCTTCGGGGCAGGAAGGCACAGCAAGTCATTAG
- a CDS encoding HAD family phosphatase: MKTKAVLFDFDGVIANTVEYHVAAWTEAFAGYNVEIEPEDIFFQEGQMADFIAPNLAKMKGLDISEDKLRGIIENKRAIYKRTTRAQVYPQTKELVEKLKNYPLKLAIVTGSILPNMEVVAGKEFLAQFDAIVTGDSVSRNKPFPEPFLSAAKKLALRSEECVVIENAPLGIQAAKKAGMFCVAVQTTIKDKEILQQADVVFSDLSEIPMPVILEQIVL; encoded by the coding sequence TTGAAGACCAAAGCGGTACTGTTTGATTTTGATGGCGTCATTGCCAATACAGTGGAATATCACGTTGCGGCATGGACAGAGGCGTTTGCCGGGTACAATGTTGAAATTGAACCGGAAGATATTTTTTTTCAGGAAGGTCAAATGGCGGATTTTATCGCCCCGAATTTGGCAAAAATGAAAGGTCTCGATATCAGCGAGGACAAATTGCGCGGGATAATCGAAAACAAGCGAGCGATTTACAAACGTACCACGCGCGCGCAAGTTTATCCCCAGACGAAAGAATTAGTGGAAAAATTGAAAAATTACCCGCTGAAACTGGCAATCGTTACTGGCTCCATTTTGCCGAACATGGAAGTAGTCGCCGGAAAAGAATTTTTGGCACAATTTGACGCCATCGTCACCGGCGATTCCGTTTCACGCAACAAGCCCTTTCCTGAACCGTTTCTCTCAGCGGCGAAAAAATTAGCCTTGAGATCGGAAGAGTGCGTGGTCATTGAAAATGCGCCGCTGGGAATTCAGGCGGCGAAAAAGGCAGGTATGTTTTGCGTTGCTGTTCAGACAACGATTAAAGATAAAGAAATATTGCAGCAGGCGGATGTTGTCTTTTCTGATTTGTCGGAAATTCCAATGCCGGTAATTCTGGAACAGATAGTTTTGTAA